In Narcine bancroftii isolate sNarBan1 chromosome 5 unlocalized genomic scaffold, sNarBan1.hap1 SUPER_5_unloc_1, whole genome shotgun sequence, the genomic stretch TAGGCCATGACGTTTACATCGGTTTCTAACACTGGCACAGGGAGCAAAATCTCAGGCCGTTCTATTTTGACGCTTCACCCACACACCTTTCAATTGCCCCCCCAGCCAAATCGCACATGGTATTGGAccaaggtggagagacagagcagggaaggagggaggagtgCAGCATTTGtgcagagagacaaaatcagCGAGAGCAGGTTGTGGTCTTTTCAAAAGCAAACCCATTTTATTGGAGTGAAGACAGCAATGAGGTAATAGCCAAGGAGCCcagggtgggtgtgggggtgggaggagaggaatGAGCCGTGGTGCTGAGCACATAgccagagggaggggggagacatCCATATCATTCCTTAACCCTGAAACGGAATTAAGGGATCGGAGAGTTTTTTGCCGGGTTCCATCCCAAGGAGTTGGGTCTCCTCCTTCTTAGTGGACAGTGAGACGAATACCTTGATGTGGACACATTCATCCTTTGGACCAATTAACACCTGCGATAGaatgggggggagaagaggagggagacaGTCCATGATCACATCTGACCTGTGCAGTCTTCTACATCTCTTCCTGTCTCTAGATCCTACTCCAATCTCCTGCACCCCTCTGTCTctgtaaaccacccccccccccactggcccCTACACCCCAATGTCCCCCTACACCAAAACATTCCTTATTGCCTCCCTATCTGCCTCTGTAACTACCTCCAgtccccgtctctgtaacccactccaaTCCCCTACACACCCCGCGTCTCTGTAACCTGCTCTGATCCCCTACACTCcccccgtctctgtaaccccctctgatcCCCTACACCCCCCATCTTTGTAACCCCCTCCAATCCCCTACACCCCCATCTCGGtaaccacctctgatcccctacaccccctgtctctgtaaccccctctgatcctctacaccacacatgtcaaactcaggcctgtgggtcaaatttggcccgtgatataattatatttggcccgcaagatcatatcaaatatgtattagagctggcccgctggccgccgggccagtatagtgcatgcacagctaatactacaaatcccagaatgctttgcaaatgcattggtgccGGCccatcagcctgctaatcgcccccacctcctttcTTTaccttcattagcatctgtgacctgtcgccaaactcacatgtaataaaccccttacgaaaaatggccaaacgaaagacagaaaacaggacctttcaagacaggtccTGTCTTGAAACAATATGTTTCAACAATATGTTGATGAacaatatgttcatcattttaaaagacaaacctgtttgtcattgaagcaagttgttatttttttgacttgttggcttgtgaaaaaaaatacatttaaaaggaccttaaaggctatagagaaatatcatttattgaatattttatttctcatttgttaatgcttcttctggaaagagtttaaccaaaactattatgaaacatttattttaataacaaaaagtttaacattatatatgttgaaagaagagaaaacatgcagatgttgttgaaaattttcaataaatattttgtttggcccacgacttagtccaagtttttaattttggccctctgtgaatttgagtttgacacccctgctctacacccaccatctctgtaaccccctccaatcCCCTACACACCCCGTCTCTGTTAGCCCCTTTGATCCCCtacacctccctgtctctataaTCCCCTCTGATCCCCTACACCAAGCCTTGTTTCTTTAAcctccctccagtcccctataCCTGTGCGTACTCACCTTGATGAGATAAATTGTTCCCGACACAATCTGGGATCGGAATTGCATCACCTGATAGTGTTCCATATTTTTCCCGGTCACCACCTGCACTCTATTCTTCACCTGAACAACAGAACACAGCAGTGAGCCACCCTGTTCTCTCCTCAACCCTCTCTTAACCCTTTTTCTCCACCCCCCTTTtctccaacccctcttcctcccatCTTTGCTGCATCTTTCTCCCCCCTCCTACCttctcacccctccccttctctcacccctccccttctctccccctttctctccccatcttgtccctctccccttctttccccttctcccctttctcctcccctgccctttatcaccctccctccccctttcctaaacccctctcctccctctttcaCCTCTTCCTTTCGTCCCTCTTctcacctccctctccccctttctccaccCCTCCATCCactttatctttctctctcccctcatgccccctccttctccaccatCTATTTCCCttgccagcctctgaatccctctGCCAATCACCAGCCCGGACTTGTTAAAATGTTCTCATGCAACAACAGGTTTGTAACAACTTTCAGTGCTGCGGGGGAGTTGAGGCCACTCTGAGCATGTCACAACAAGGGGTCTGCAGGCTTTTTGTTAATCTTGGGAGCCCTGCCACGTTGAACAGTGAGGAGTGTCTTAGAACAGAGAGGCCTTGGGATACGAGGACTGACATGGTGAATGTTGGGGAATATCAGAGAACAGAAAAATCTGGAGTAAGGCGAACGACACGGTAAATGGTGAACAGATACCTCGGGATATGGAGACAGACATTCACCCttcctttttcctctctctcattGCCAAtcactctgccccctctctctcccacttctcTCTCCCCTATTTCCCcaatcttttctcccctttctctctccattctctccatcccatctctcccctctcttttctctcccctctccccctctcttccatCACCCTGTTTCTCTACctgctccctctctcccccaccctctcattCTACCAACCCACCctctctccactaccacccctcattctccccctctctccaccaaCCCCCACCCTACCTGCCCCTTCTCGTCCCCCACCCTCTCACCctacccaccccctctctccactgCTACCCCTCattcacccctctctccccaacccccaccttACCCACCCCTTCACttcccccacccactcacactaaccacccccctctccctctctctcactctcagccCTCTCTATCCATCCTCTCAGGGACATGCAGGATTGCTGGATTTGGGAGGGACAAAGCTGAGTTCGGGGAGAGTGGGAAACCTCACCTGGTCTGCTAATTCCTGGATCTCTGAAGTGGCTTCCATTGGGGCCCCAAATCCACCAACAATTGGAAACTGGCCGCCATCAGCACTGTCTGGCCCTATCCTCGCCATCTCTCTCTTGCTCACAAGTGAATTTATGGGTGGAAACGACTAACCGGTCCGTCCACTCCCTTTATTCCTGCCCCTCCCTTCCAACCTTTATATCTAAACTCAACAATCACTctcctcgctctctctccttgcccctcctctctctctccattccctttttctcatcctctctctctgccttcatttcccccc encodes the following:
- the LOC138750092 gene encoding stefin-C-like, encoding MARIGPDSADGGQFPIVGGFGAPMEATSEIQELADQVKNRVQVVTGKNMEHYQVMQFRSQIVSGTIYLIKVLIGPKDECVHIKVFVSLSTKKEETQLLGMEPGKKLSDPLIPFQG